CTTTGTTTGCCAATGCCGCCTTGCTCCTCGGCCCGGCCTTCGAGGGTCTGGAAATCACCATCATCCCCGATTACAAAGGCGTTCTATTATTCGTTCTGCCGCCGGGTGCGTTTATTGTTCTGGGCTTCCTGATGGCTGGAAAACGGTTGATCGACGGGCGATTGGCCCGCCGGGCGCAGGCGAAAGAGGCAGCGAACGGCGCCACGGCGGAAGGCTGAATATACATGACCGACAAGACGATCCGGGTAGGGGTGACCTATGCGACGCCGCAACGGCAGTCGTGGCTTGAGCTGACCCTGCCCGAGGGCAGCACGGTTGATCAGGCCATCCGGGCCTCGGGCATTCTTGAAGAATTTCCGGAAATTGACCTGAACACCCAAAAAGTCGGCACCTTCGGCAAGATCGCCAAGCTGGATACGGTGCTGGAAGACGAGACCCGAGTGGAG
The sequence above is drawn from the Magnetospira sp. QH-2 genome and encodes:
- a CDS encoding RnfH family protein, with the translated sequence MTDKTIRVGVTYATPQRQSWLELTLPEGSTVDQAIRASGILEEFPEIDLNTQKVGTFGKIAKLDTVLEDETRVEIYRPITADPKQAKRKKVARETATEEDS